The sequence CCTCGGACGAAGGCTCGAGCCGGCGCTCACCGTGAGCGCGAACGCGAAGTGGTTCCCCGACGCGCTCGGTCCACGATGGGTATTTGGTGTCGACCTCGGGATCTCGCTCAAGTTCATCCCGGGGGGCGCGTGAGGATTGTTGCGTGTCTGGTGGCCGGCATCGCCTTGGTCACCGGGTGCAGCGGCGCGACGACGATCGACGAGCGCGCGTGCCCGCCAGGAGGGACGGCCTACACCTACGAGAACTTCGGGAAGGCCTTCTTCACGACCCACTGCACGACCTGCCACGGCGGCGCGAACGCCTACTCCTCGCGCTCGTTCGCGTCGGTCGAGTCCATTCGCGGCTCGCGCGAGCGCATCTTCGCGAACTCGGCGGCCGACAACGAGGCGATGCCCCCCGGCCCGAGCGGGCCTCCGCGCGCGGAGCGTGACGCCCTCGCGGAGTGGCTCCGGTGCGGGGCCCCCTGACGCTCCTGGGAGAGGTTCCAGCTCACCGGAGGCGCCGCGCCCGCGCTCGGTCGAAATCGGCGAGCGGGACCGGCTCACTTCAAGAACGTCGCGAGCCACGCCTCGACGGCGCTCGAGTCGACGTAGCCGTCGATGCTGGCGCCGGGCCTCACGACGTCCGGGCAGGCGGGGGTGCGCGACACGAAGCGCTTCGTCGCGACGAGCGCACCGGTCCGGCGCTCGTAGACCGACACCTCCTCGTCGTGGAGCAGGCGGCTCATCCCCACCACGTTGCCCGTCTTTCGGCTTCGGTACGAACCGCACGAGAGCGAGCGGATCGTGGTCTTCTCCGACGAGACGAGGTCGAGATCGCCGATCGTGGCGGCCGTGCCCAGCACCTTGCTCCCGAGGATGGAGTAGACCACCAGCGACCGGTTGGCGCTCGGGCCCGCGGTCTCGCCGGCGAAGCGGACGGGCCCCTTGGCGATCGTGCCGAGCTGCGTGTTCACGAAGCCGAGGGCGCGGCCGTCGCGCGGCAGCTTGCCCTCGAGCTTGGTTTTGTCGGCGAACGTGATCGTGATCGGGACCTCGAACTTGTACTTGGAGCGGCCGTCCCCGAGGATCGAGGTGGGCGCAGAGCGGGCGCGCTTCGAGAAGTCCAGGGTGGTCGTGAGCTTGGGGCCGCCGGAGGGGAGCGTCTGCCCGTCGATCTCGACCACCGTGCCGGGGTCGACCTCCAGCTCGAGCCGTGAGCTGGAGCTGTCGAGCTTGCCTCGGCAGCGCCGGCTGCCGCACGACACCGAGTCGCCTGTCACGGTCACCGCCGCGGGCCAGTCGAAGAGGAAGGGCCCTGAAGACTTCTTGACCTTCTTCGCCTCCGAAGGGGGAATCAAGGTCAAGTAAATCAGACCTTTTCCGCCGGGCTTCGAGGTCACCTTGTCGAGCGGGAACACCACCTTCGCGTCGCCGGAGGCCGACGCATAGGTCGACTGGTCGAGGTATTCGATCCGCGCGCCGGGGGTGGTTTGAAGGCGGAAGGTCATCGTGGCGCGGCCGTACGTAGGCGTGTTCTCTTCGAAGGAGATCACCTCCGCCTTTGCGGGCTTCTTGCACCGCGGACCGCAGATAACACGGAGCGCACGGGCCGATGTAAATCATCGGACTGGCCCTGTCCCGTAGGGCACTACGGCGAGCGGTTCCGGCCTAAACTCGCTACGCAGCTTGTCGCTGCGCGAACGGCAGTCGTGCTAGCTAGTCCCCTGGAAGCGTGATCCCTTCCAGAAGTCGCGCGGCTCGGCCTTTCGCCACAAGGGAGCGAGGGGGTGTCCCGTCTTCGGCGGCGGTGGGAGGATACTCATGTTCGAGGGTCGGCGTTCTCGCGCGGTCACACCCGAAACCACTGTCCCCTGAGCGCAAAGCGCCGCCTCCACCGCGCGGAACGACGTCCGAGTTGAGGACGGGCCCGCCGCCGCCGAAAACGGGGCACCCCCTCGCTCCTCGGAATGACACCGAAGACCGGACTTCTGATACGAACCACGACTCCAGGGGACTAGCGGACCTGGGCTGGAGGAGGGGTGAGTTTTGCCGGGTGCTCGCGCACGCGGCCCCCCGAGTCGCCGCCACACGCGGCCGCCAGGGACAGGAGGAGCATCGCGGCCAAGCCCCGCATGAGCCACCGCCTCGAAGAGCGCACCACGAGTCTACCCCATTCCGAGACTGAGGGCTTGTCGGCCGGGGTACTCCAATCCTCCCCGACGCGCTCGGTGTGTCCACCGTTGCCTTTCTGGAATTCTGGGTACGGGAACGCCCGTCACCCTCAACTGCGTCGGCTCGCTGGTCGGCTGCAGCTACCCGGCTACCACCCGGCGAGAGCGCCGCGAGTATCGGACGGAGGTCGTGACGCACTGGCGGCTGGTCGCGGCTCCCTGACGGGCGCGAGCGCGCGGGCACCACGCCCGCGCGAGTCGGGCCGCCGCTACCGCTCGAAGAAGAGTCGGCCGCTGTTCGCGCCGAAGCTCACCACGGGCTCGGAGGCGGTGGGCGTCGTGTCGAACACGCCCGCCGCGTAGTTGACAATGCGCAGGTCGGTCCACCGGAAGTTTTCGTGGGTGTTGAGCTCCCAGATGGCCTGGAGATCGGCGGTGGCCGTGGGGTCTATCGTGAGGTCGATGGGGGGTGCTCCCGCACGCGAGCGCGAGGCCGGCGAGGCTGGCGAGGGCGGCGGAGCGGAGAGCGAGAGAAGAGCGCATCGAAG comes from Myxococcales bacterium and encodes:
- a CDS encoding cytochrome c, which codes for MAGIALVTGCSGATTIDERACPPGGTAYTYENFGKAFFTTHCTTCHGGANAYSSRSFASVESIRGSRERIFANSAADNEAMPPGPSGPPRAERDALAEWLRCGAP